In Cytophagales bacterium, the following proteins share a genomic window:
- a CDS encoding 3'-5' exonuclease, with the protein MNLNLTKPLAFIDLETTGINVARDRIVEIAILKVMPDGNIVNKTQRVNPLIPIPAPASAIHGIYDKDVKDSPVFSQIAQEIIEFIDGSDLGGFNSIKFDIPLLMEECLRTGFDLSMEGRKLVDVQTIFHKMEKRNLTAAYRFYCDKVLNNAHNALADVTATYDILLAQLQRYNDLKNEVDFLHQLSMDNKVDFSGRMVHDNDGRERFNFGKHKGELVEDVLRKEPAYYSWIMKSEFAADTKKKLEMIWQRIGH; encoded by the coding sequence TGAAACTACGGGAATAAATGTAGCGAGAGACAGAATAGTAGAAATTGCTATCTTAAAGGTAATGCCTGACGGAAATATTGTTAACAAAACGCAAAGGGTTAATCCGTTAATTCCGATCCCTGCTCCGGCTTCTGCTATACATGGGATCTATGACAAGGATGTTAAAGATAGTCCTGTTTTTTCTCAAATTGCGCAAGAGATCATTGAATTTATTGATGGTTCTGATCTGGGAGGTTTTAACAGTATCAAATTTGATATACCATTACTCATGGAAGAATGTTTGCGTACCGGGTTTGATCTTTCTATGGAAGGCAGAAAATTAGTGGACGTACAAACTATTTTTCATAAAATGGAAAAGAGAAATTTGACCGCTGCCTACCGGTTTTACTGTGATAAAGTGTTAAATAATGCCCATAACGCTCTGGCTGATGTTACAGCAACCTATGATATTCTATTGGCCCAGCTTCAACGTTATAATGATCTGAAGAATGAAGTGGATTTTCTCCATCAATTATCTATGGATAACAAGGTAGATTTTTCAGGCAGAATGGTACACGATAATGATGGCAGGGAGCGGTTTAATTTCGGAAAACACAAAGGTGAATTGGTTGAGGATGTTTTAAGAAAAGAACCTGCTTACTATTCCTGGATAATGAAAAGTGAGTTTGCTGCCGATACAAAAAAGAAATTGGAAATGATCTGGCAGCGAATTGGTCATTAA